A segment of the Streptomyces sp. NBC_00376 genome:
CATCTGCACATCGCCGTCGTCCCGATCGTTCTGGGCCGTGGCGAGCGCCTGTGGGACGGACTCGAAGGACTCGAGCAGCGCTTCCAGGCCGAGTCCGTGACAACCTCCAGCGGCGTCACGCACATGACCTTCACCCGGCCGTAGCGACCGCCCGTGCAGGCGGTAATCGGCCTCGGCCTTCCACCCCGCACGCTCCGAAGGCCGACAGGACGAACTCGGCGATGGCTACCTGGACTCGTGTTATGTACTGGCCCTGGTCTGCTGCGGCTGGAACTCCTGCCCACACCTTTGGCCTCCAGGCCGCGGCAAGGGGCCGCGAATGTGTAACGGCGCTTGCCGTGGCAGGTGGCACCGAGAACGTGCACGCGGACCTGTCGCTTCCCTTGTGGCGGAAGGGAACGCACTGAACCGGAGCGGCTGTGCCGGGAGATGAATGAGGGAAACAAGCGGATACGCGAGCTGGAGATGGAGTGTGATGTCCTCAAGCGATGCATGGGTGTGCCACGAAGTTCTGTACGGCCGAGTGGAGGTGCAAGTCCACCACCGCCGGACCGTCCCCGCGGTTAGGTAGAAGCTGGTGCAGTCCAACCAGGGGATGCCCTCGTCGGCCCGGCGGGCGTACTCGTTGATCGCGTCGGCCAGGTGAGGCGGGCCGAGCTTGCCGACCGTGTTGCGGATGCGGGTGAAGACCAGTTCGCTCAAGACGCTTCCTCGGCTGTCCGTGCTGGCGGTGTTGCATGACCTGCGCGAGTACCGGGATCTGGTCTCGGACGAGGACTCAGAGCGGTTCGAGCCCCCAGCCTCGCGTTCTCCGGCTCCTCAAGGCCACCGTTTCGACTCCGAACCGGTGCCGCGAGTCGCCGACCGGCCGTATCGCGCCTCCAGGGTGCGGGCATGCGACTGATAGAGCCAGCGTCCGAGGTTCTCGGGCTCCGGTTGCGTCGCAGTCGTGCGGACCGCAGGCTTCCCCTATGAACCGCACCCGAAAAGTCGGAGTGCCGCCCATCCTGGTGACGGGCGCGGCGGGCAGTGTCGGTGCCGTCGGACGATCCGTGGTCGAAGGGCTTCGACAACGGGACCTGCCCGTCCGGGCCATGGTGCGTCGGGACGACGAGCGGGCGCAGGCGCTGCGCGCGACCGGTGCTGAGGTCGTCGTCGGAGACCTGACGCGTGCGGGCGACATCGCCGATGCCCTGGCAGGCTGTGCACGCATGTATTTCGGCATGGGTGTGTCGGCGCAGTATCTGCAGGCTGCCGTGACGGCGGCGGCCGTCGCGCGTGCTTCCGGAGGCCTGGAAGCGTTCGTGAACATGTCCCAGTTGACAGTCGCCGAGATCGGCCTTACCAGCACCTTCGAGTCCGTGCAGCAGCGGCAGCAGTGGTTGGTGGAGCAGGTTCTCGACTGGTCGGGCCTGCCCGTTGTCCAGGTCAGGCCCACCGTGTTCATGGAAAACCCCCTGTTCCGGGTCGGCTTTTCCTCGGTCGCGAAGTACGGAACCATCAGACTGCCCTTCGGCCGGGCGAGAACCTCCCCTGTGGCGGCTGGCGATGTCGCTGCGGTCGTGGAGGAGATCCTGGCCGACCCGGCCCCGCACATCGGCAGTACTTACGAGCTGACCGGCCCGCGCTCGGAGGACGTCGCCGCCATGGCGGCGGAGGTCTCCACAGTTCTGGGCCGACCGGTAACGTACACCGACGTTCCGTTGCGGGATTGGGTCGACCACGATCTGAGGCCGTTGGGGCTGCCCGACCACGTCTTCCAGCACATCACCACCATGGGACGCCTTCACGCGGAGAATCGATACGACCGCAAGGCAGAAGGCGTCGAGCAGGTCACCGGACGACCTCCTTCAGGGGTTGCTGAATTCGTCCGTAAGAATCCCAGCCTGTTCAGCCCCTGAAACCGCTTCCCCGTCGTGTGTTGTCGAGCTGACCGCTGGGGGCGCCGGCCGACCATCATGCACAGGGCCTGCCGCTGCACGGGTACAGGTGTCGATCTCGAAACCGGAATGAGTAACCGGCCTGCGCGGTGGTCATTACTATGGCCGACCCCAGGAGCGGCAACATGCCCCGTTCGGAGCCTCCTCGACCGCTCCTCACTCCGTCCGTACCGTCTCACGCCGGCGACGTGAGACGGGCGCGCCTCCAAGCGGTCGCCGGGGCCAAGGCCAGTCTCGGACCCGTTCTGCCTCCAGGGCATCCTCAGCCGATGATCACGGCCTGGAAGCAGGACAGGGTGGCACGGTCGGCGACCGGCGAACCTGAGTCCGGAGAGTTGCGGGAAGCCGTGACCTGATTTTCTATCAGAACGGGACGGGCTGTCAGCGGCGCTTCCTCCTACATGACTTCCCGGCCTTGTCGATGGCCACCGAAGGCAAACGCGCCTACCGGCGCCGCCAATCCCATGGCCTGTTCAGGTGCTCGTCGAGGGCCGACAGGGCGATGTTCGTCAGCAGTGGGGACAGGATGCCGCCTTGCGAGGTGCCTGTCATCGTCACCCTGCTCTCACCGAGTTCCGTGAGCGGTCCCCTGGTGAAGATGGGACGCGTGGTGGGGAAGGGCCCCTACCCGGTGCGCGCGGAGATCGAGTGTGGCTTCCGCTGTCGTGACCAGTTCTTTTAACGGCTGGTGCTTCCCGAGCCGCGTCCCACCGGGACACTTCCAGCGCCCCTGGTGCCCGAGCCTCGTCGTAGGCTCCACTGCGCGAGCGGCCGCAGAGCGTCCACCCGTGCCCGGCCGTCCGGGGCCGGCTGATAGCGGATCTGTACGGGGTGGTGGGGATGACGGTGCGTTCGATGAGGCCCGCCGCCTCCAGCTCCTTCAGGCGCTGGGAGAGCAGCCGGTCGGAGATGCCGTTGATCAGCGCCCGGTAGTCGCCGAAGTGCCGGGCGCCCTGGGCTGCGGCCTGCAGTACCGAACCCGTCCGGCGCGTCCGATCAGTTCCAGGGTGCCCTCGAAGCTCGGACAGCCGCCCCCGAAGCCCGCTGAGATCTGGCTCGGCGCCCAGAAGCCCAGAATGCTCGCCGTCACCGGCCGGACCGCCGGCGGCTGGATCTCGCCGCTGAACATCTATGTCCCGCCGCAGCAGGTGCCTTAACTGCAGCGGATCATCGACGAGGTCCCGCGAAGGGGGCGACGGTGCGCGTGGTGGCCACGACGGGCTGCCCGAGCTTGCGGTAGGCAGTCACCAGTCCGGCGCCGATGGCCTGCGATGCACCCGTGATGACGGCGACCTTCCGGTCGTGAGAACTCATGGTGACCTTCAGGAACTCGAAGCGGGGGTCCGGCCGGGCCCGACGGCCGATCGTTCTTGCGAGAAGCCGGCATCGCGTGTTCCGCGGCCGGCCGGCCCCTTCACTGCTGCCGCCGGGTCGTCAGGGCGCGCTCGGCCTGGCCCGTCACGTCCCGGACGAGGTCCCCGGCGGGTCGGATGTCTGGACGAGGCCGACGCCCTGACCCATGAGCCAGGGCATCTCCTCCCGGTCGGCCTCGGTCGCGGGAACGGGCGGCAGCACGTTGAACTTGCGCAGCACGGTCTCTTCGCCCTGGAAGACGGTGGTGCCGACCTGTTCGAGTTCGTC
Coding sequences within it:
- a CDS encoding NmrA family NAD(P)-binding protein; this translates as MNRTRKVGVPPILVTGAAGSVGAVGRSVVEGLRQRDLPVRAMVRRDDERAQALRATGAEVVVGDLTRAGDIADALAGCARMYFGMGVSAQYLQAAVTAAAVARASGGLEAFVNMSQLTVAEIGLTSTFESVQQRQQWLVEQVLDWSGLPVVQVRPTVFMENPLFRVGFSSVAKYGTIRLPFGRARTSPVAAGDVAAVVEEILADPAPHIGSTYELTGPRSEDVAAMAAEVSTVLGRPVTYTDVPLRDWVDHDLRPLGLPDHVFQHITTMGRLHAENRYDRKAEGVEQVTGRPPSGVAEFVRKNPSLFSP
- a CDS encoding winged helix-turn-helix transcriptional regulator, encoding MGAEPDLSGLRGRLSELRGHPGTDRTRRTGSVLQAAAQGARHFGDYRALINGISDRLLSQRLKELEAAGLIERTVIPTTPYRSAISRPRTAGHGWTLCGRSRSGAYDEARAPGALEVSRWDAAREAPAVKRTGHDSGSHTRSPRAPGRGPSPPRVPSSPGDRSRNSVRAG